The following coding sequences lie in one Gymnogyps californianus isolate 813 chromosome 18, ASM1813914v2, whole genome shotgun sequence genomic window:
- the CDC26 gene encoding anaphase-promoting complex subunit CDC26 — MLRRKPTRLELKLDDIEEFESIRKDLESRKKQREDAEVVAAGEEAAAAAAIALGADHKSREQIINDRIGYKPQPKAGGRAAHFGTFEF; from the exons ATGCTGCGGCGGAAGCCGACGCGGCTGGAGCTGAAGCTGGACGACATCGAGGAGTTCGAGAGCATCCGGAAGGACCTGGAG AGCCGCAAGAAGCAGCGGGAGGACGCGGAGGTGGTGGCGGCCGgcgaggaggcggcggcggcggcggccatCGCGCTGGGCGCCGACCACAAGAGCCGGGAGCAGATCATCAATGACCGCATCGGCTACAAGCCGCAGCCCAAGGccggcggccgcgccgcccACTTCGGCACCTTCGAGTTCtag
- the PRPF4 gene encoding U4/U6 small nuclear ribonucleoprotein Prp4 isoform X1, whose amino-acid sequence MASTRAPAARGGARPTVRAPAPAEATKSKPTEESDAPPPKRAPIFYGSLEEKERERLAKGESGLLGKEGMKAAIEAGNINISSGEVFDLEDHMSERQAEVLAEFERRKRARQINVSTDDSEVKACLRALGEPITLFGEGPAERRERLRNILSVVGTDALKKTRKDDDRSKKSKEEYQQTWYHEGPRSLKTARLWLANYSLPRAVKRLEEARLLKEIPEATRTSQRQELHKSLRSLNNFCSQIGDDRPLSYCHFSPNSKLLATACWSGLCKLWSVPDCNLVHTLRGHNTNVGAIVFHPKATVSLDKKDVNLASCAADGSVKLWSLESDEPVADIEGHSMRVARVMWHPSGRFLGTTCYDHSWRLWDLEAQEEILHQEGHSKGVYDIAFHTDGSLAGTGGLDAFGRVWDLRTGRCIMFLEGHLKEIYGVNFSPNGYHVATGSGDNTCKVWDLRQRKCIYTIPAHQNLVTGVKFEPNHGNFLLTGAYDNTAKIWTHPGWSPLKTLAGHEGKVMGLDISLDGQLIATCSYDRTFKLWTAE is encoded by the exons ATGGCCTCCACGCGGGCACCGGCGGCGCGCGGCGGCGCCCGGCCCACCGTGCGGGCCCCCGCGCCTGCGGAG GCCACAAAGAGCAAGCCCACAGAAGAAAGCGATGCTCCTCCACCCAAGAGAGCCCCCATCTTTTATGGCAGtttggaagagaaggaaagggagcgTCTGGCAAAAGGAGAATCAGGGCTGCTGGGAAAAGAAGGGATGAAAGCTGCGATCGAGGCTGGCAACATCAACATAAGCAGCG GTGAGGTCTTTGATCTCGAAGACCACATGAGCGAGCGGCAGGCGGAAGTGCTGGCTGAGTTTGAGCGCAGGAAGAGAGCCCGGCAGATCAACGTGTCCACTGACGACTCTGAAGTGAAAGCCTGTTTGCGAGCGCTTGGGGAGCCCATCACGCTCTTTGGAGAAGGTCCtgcagaaaggagggagag ATTAAGAAATATCCTTTCGGTGGTTGGCAcagatgcattaaaaaagacCAGGAAAGATGACGACAGGTCTAAAAAATCCAAAGAAGAG tatCAGCAAACCTGGTACCACGAAGGACCACGCAGTCTGAAAACAGCGAGGCTGTGGCTTGCTAACTACTCTCTCCCCAG GGCAGTGAAGCGGCTAGAAGAAGCCCGGCTGCTCAAAGAGATTCCAGAGGCAACCAGGACATCGCAGAGACAGGAGCTACACAAATCCCTGCGA TCCTTGAATAACTTCTGCAGTCAGATTGGAGACGATCGCCCACTGTCCTACTGCCACTTCAGCCCGAATTCCAAACTCCTCGCTACTGCCTGTTG GAGCGGATTGTGCAAGCTCTGGTCCGTGCCTGACTGCAACCTTGTTCACACCTTACGAG GACATAACACCAACGTAGGAGCAATAGTCTTCCATCCCAAAGCGACTGTCTCCCTAGACAAGAAGGACGTTAACCTGGCCTCGTGTGCGGCTGATGGTTCTGTCAAACTCTGGAGCCTTGAAAG tgatGAACCGGTGGCAGATATTGAAGGACACAGCATGAGAGTGGCACGTGTGATGTGGCACCCCTCTGGGAGGTTCCTGGGTACTACCTG CTACGATCACTCGTGGCGCTTGTGGGACTTGGAAGCTCAGGAAGAGATTCTCCATCAGGAGGGGCACAGCAAAGGGGTCTATGACATTGCCTTTCACACGGATGGGTCTCTCGCTGGGACTGG TGGACTGGATGCTTTTGGCCGGGTGTGGGACTTGCGCACGGGACGCTGTATCATGTTTCTAGAAGGCCACCTGAAGGAGATCTACGGGGTTAACTTCTCCCCAAATGG ATACCACGTCGCAACTGGCAGTGGTGACAATACTTGCAAGGTATGGGACCTCCGCCAGAggaagtgcatctacaccatCCCTGCCCATCAGAACCTGGTGACCGGCGTGAAATTTGAAC CCAATCACGGTAACTTCCTGCTCACAGGCGCTTACGACAACACCGCAAAGATCTGGACTCACCCCGGCTGGTCCCCTTTGAAAACGCTGGCTGGTCACGAGGGAAAGGTGATGGGACTGGATATCTCCCTCGACGGCCAGCTGATAGCGACCTGCTCCTACGACAGAACCTTCAAGCTGTGGACAGCGGAGTAG
- the SLC31A1 gene encoding high affinity copper uptake protein 1, with translation MSHHMNSSMSTMHPPEHHQSVAAPGHGHGSDMMMMAMTFYFSYENVPLLFSGLTINTPGEMAGAFVAVFFLAVFYEGLKIARECLLRKSQVSIRYNSMPVPGPNGTILMETHKTVGQQMLSFPHLLQTVLHIIQVVVSYFLMLIFMTYNGYLCIAVAAGAGTGYFFFSWKKAVVVDITEHCH, from the exons ATGTCTCACCACATGAACAGCTCCATGTCAACCATGCATCCTCCTGAACATCACCAGTCAGTGGCAGCCCCAGGACATGGTCATGGATCTGACATGATGATGATG GCAATGACTTTCTACTTCAGCTATGAGAATGTGCCATTGCTGTTTTCTGGACTTACAATCAATACTCCTGGAG AAATGGCTGGTGCTTTTGTGGCTGTCTTCTTCCTGGCCGTGTTTTATGAAGGCCTTAAGATTGCCCGAGAGTGTCTGCTCCGTAAATCCCAAGTCAGCATTCGCTACAACTCCATGCCAGTGCCAGGTCCCAATGGCACTATCTTGATGGAGACGCACAAAACTGTTGG ACAGCAGATGCTGAGCTTCCCTCACCTCCTGCAGACTGTACTGCACATCATTCAAGTCGTGGTCAGTTACTTCCTCATGCTGATCTTCATGACGTACAACGGATACCTCTGTATAGCTGTGGCGGCAGGGGCAGGGACGGgctatttcttcttcagctggaaaaaggcAGTTGTTGTGGATATCACAGAGCACTGCCATTAA
- the WDR31 gene encoding WD repeat-containing protein 31 produces the protein MGKLQSKISFHTSKYRADGSVEETGPVRAVRQHGPVHTDAVTSVAALKPDLCVSGGRDKSVAVCSWRSGAALRRFIGHEREVTKVTSALDSNRVFSASRDKTVMMWELRGTSGPSQHFPGHDLVVTGLAVSPDASQLCTGSRDNTVCKWDTETGECLGRAAISRNLVTHLCWVPGEPYVIQTSEDKTIRIWDSRELQVAHTFPAKQHIQTCCDVSQDGRYCLSSSSGSAGEGGEATLWDLRQTRNRVREYKGHFQTTTSCVFLPRGPALAPSIATSSYDSTVKVWDRDTAACLATLCLEGSGPLASLAVCDSSTLLCASSNSGIHVLQMSNHADLVLEEVAAF, from the exons ATGGGGAAACTGCAGAGTAAAATCAGCTTCCACACCTCCAAATATAG ggccGATGGCTCCGTGGAAGAGACGGGACCTGTTCGAGCCGTTCGGCAGCATGGCCCCGTACACACCGATGCCGTCACTTCTGTGGCTGCTCTCAAACCAGACCTGTGTGTGTCAGGAGGAAGGGATAAG AGCGTggctgtctgcagctggagatCCGGGGCTGCGCTGCGGCGGTTCATCGGGCACGAGCGGGAGGTCACCAAG GTCACCTCTGCTCTTGACTCAAACAGAGTCTTCAGCGCATCCCGGGACAAGACGGTGATGATGTGGGAGCTTCGCGGGACTTCGGGGCCGAGCCAGCACTTCCCAGGACATGACCTGGTTGTTACTGGACTGGCTGTGAGCCCGG ATGCCTCCCAGCTGTGCACGGGTTCACGAGACAACACCGTGTGCAAGTGGGACACAGAGACCGGAGAGTGCCTGGGCAGAGCCGCTATCTCCAGGAATCTG GTCACACATCTGTGCTGGGTTCCTGGGGAGCCTTACGTCATCCAGACCTCAGAGGATAAAACGATCAG GATCTGGGACAGCCGGGAGCTGCAGGTGGCACACACGTTTCCAGCCAAGCAGCACATTCAGACGTGTTGCGACGTGAGCCAGGACGGGCGGTActgcctcagcagcagcagcggctcCGCTGGGGAGGGCGGCGAGGCGACC CTGTGGGACCTACGGCAGACGAGGAACCGAGTGCGTGAGTACAAAGGGCATTTCCAGACCACGACCTCATGTGTTTTCCTCCCACGGGGCCCAGCTCTTGCCCCCAGCATTGCCACGTCCTCGTACGACAGCACAGTGAAGGTCTGGGACCGAGACACTGCAG cctgcctggccACCTTGTGCCTCGAGGGATCGGGACCGCTGGCCTCGCTGGCCGTCTGTGACAGCTCCACGCTGCTCTGTGCCAGTTCTAACTCGGGAATTCACGTACTCCAGATGAGCAACCACGCGGACCtggtgctggaggaggtggcagcGTTTTGA
- the PRPF4 gene encoding U4/U6 small nuclear ribonucleoprotein Prp4 isoform X2, whose product MSSSFSSSRATKSKPTEESDAPPPKRAPIFYGSLEEKERERLAKGESGLLGKEGMKAAIEAGNINISSGEVFDLEDHMSERQAEVLAEFERRKRARQINVSTDDSEVKACLRALGEPITLFGEGPAERRERLRNILSVVGTDALKKTRKDDDRSKKSKEEYQQTWYHEGPRSLKTARLWLANYSLPRAVKRLEEARLLKEIPEATRTSQRQELHKSLRSLNNFCSQIGDDRPLSYCHFSPNSKLLATACWSGLCKLWSVPDCNLVHTLRGHNTNVGAIVFHPKATVSLDKKDVNLASCAADGSVKLWSLESDEPVADIEGHSMRVARVMWHPSGRFLGTTCYDHSWRLWDLEAQEEILHQEGHSKGVYDIAFHTDGSLAGTGGLDAFGRVWDLRTGRCIMFLEGHLKEIYGVNFSPNGYHVATGSGDNTCKVWDLRQRKCIYTIPAHQNLVTGVKFEPNHGNFLLTGAYDNTAKIWTHPGWSPLKTLAGHEGKVMGLDISLDGQLIATCSYDRTFKLWTAE is encoded by the exons ATGTCGTCCAGCTTCAGCTCCAGCCGC GCCACAAAGAGCAAGCCCACAGAAGAAAGCGATGCTCCTCCACCCAAGAGAGCCCCCATCTTTTATGGCAGtttggaagagaaggaaagggagcgTCTGGCAAAAGGAGAATCAGGGCTGCTGGGAAAAGAAGGGATGAAAGCTGCGATCGAGGCTGGCAACATCAACATAAGCAGCG GTGAGGTCTTTGATCTCGAAGACCACATGAGCGAGCGGCAGGCGGAAGTGCTGGCTGAGTTTGAGCGCAGGAAGAGAGCCCGGCAGATCAACGTGTCCACTGACGACTCTGAAGTGAAAGCCTGTTTGCGAGCGCTTGGGGAGCCCATCACGCTCTTTGGAGAAGGTCCtgcagaaaggagggagag ATTAAGAAATATCCTTTCGGTGGTTGGCAcagatgcattaaaaaagacCAGGAAAGATGACGACAGGTCTAAAAAATCCAAAGAAGAG tatCAGCAAACCTGGTACCACGAAGGACCACGCAGTCTGAAAACAGCGAGGCTGTGGCTTGCTAACTACTCTCTCCCCAG GGCAGTGAAGCGGCTAGAAGAAGCCCGGCTGCTCAAAGAGATTCCAGAGGCAACCAGGACATCGCAGAGACAGGAGCTACACAAATCCCTGCGA TCCTTGAATAACTTCTGCAGTCAGATTGGAGACGATCGCCCACTGTCCTACTGCCACTTCAGCCCGAATTCCAAACTCCTCGCTACTGCCTGTTG GAGCGGATTGTGCAAGCTCTGGTCCGTGCCTGACTGCAACCTTGTTCACACCTTACGAG GACATAACACCAACGTAGGAGCAATAGTCTTCCATCCCAAAGCGACTGTCTCCCTAGACAAGAAGGACGTTAACCTGGCCTCGTGTGCGGCTGATGGTTCTGTCAAACTCTGGAGCCTTGAAAG tgatGAACCGGTGGCAGATATTGAAGGACACAGCATGAGAGTGGCACGTGTGATGTGGCACCCCTCTGGGAGGTTCCTGGGTACTACCTG CTACGATCACTCGTGGCGCTTGTGGGACTTGGAAGCTCAGGAAGAGATTCTCCATCAGGAGGGGCACAGCAAAGGGGTCTATGACATTGCCTTTCACACGGATGGGTCTCTCGCTGGGACTGG TGGACTGGATGCTTTTGGCCGGGTGTGGGACTTGCGCACGGGACGCTGTATCATGTTTCTAGAAGGCCACCTGAAGGAGATCTACGGGGTTAACTTCTCCCCAAATGG ATACCACGTCGCAACTGGCAGTGGTGACAATACTTGCAAGGTATGGGACCTCCGCCAGAggaagtgcatctacaccatCCCTGCCCATCAGAACCTGGTGACCGGCGTGAAATTTGAAC CCAATCACGGTAACTTCCTGCTCACAGGCGCTTACGACAACACCGCAAAGATCTGGACTCACCCCGGCTGGTCCCCTTTGAAAACGCTGGCTGGTCACGAGGGAAAGGTGATGGGACTGGATATCTCCCTCGACGGCCAGCTGATAGCGACCTGCTCCTACGACAGAACCTTCAAGCTGTGGACAGCGGAGTAG